Part of the Pantanalinema sp. genome is shown below.
CAGAGCACCCAGAACGCCCCGCGGGTCACGCGGCTGATCCGCGCGATCATCGACCGGGAGCCCACCCTCCGCGAGACCTTCGTGCCGGTCTGCGAGGTGGCGGGCGTCAGCTTCCGGCCCGACCCTCAGGAGGCCGACCCGGCGCGGCGCGCCCTCAAGCTGCGCAACCTCTCGGCCATCTGGCGCGAGGACGTGGAGGCCCTCGTGCGCCCCGGCGAGATCGCCGTGAGCGGCTCGGCCCTGTACGCCGAGTCCCCCCTGAGCGCAGCGCCCGTCCTCGTCGAGATCCTGCGCGCGTTCGCCGCGAGCAGCGGCGAACGCAGCCTCACGCGTGCGGCGATCGACTTTCTGGGACAGTACGCGAGCATCTGCCTGGGCGGCTACCTCACCTTCATGGTGCGCTACGGCATCGGCCTGGAGGGCCACCTCCAGAACAGCGTGCCGGTCTTCGATCAGGGCGCAAAACCGGTCAGGATGCTTTTCCGGGACTGGGGGGGCGTCCGCGTCTACCCGCCTCGCCTCGCGCGCCACGGCCTGAAGGCGGAGCTCTACCCGGATTCGGTGACGGTGGCGCGCGACGCGCGCGAGATGCAGAACAAGGTCTTCAACACCGTCTACCAGAACCACCTGGCCGAGATCGTGTTGCTGCTCTGCGCCCATGCGGGTGTCGCCGAGGAGCGCCTCTGGCGGCGCGTCCACGACGTGACCGAGCGGATCCTGGTTGCGCTCGAGCGCAACCGCGAGGACGTGCCGGCCGTCCAGGAGGACCGCGCGGCGCTCTACCGGCCCGTCGTCGCTCACAAGGCCCTCGCCACCATGCGCCTGCGCCCCGACCACCCCGGTTACTGCTATGTCGACGTCCCCAATCCCCTCGCCGCCTTCGACCGCTGAAGCGCGCGGCTACCGCGCCTTCATGGCAGGCAGCCTGGTCGGGCGGATCGGCGACTGGCTCGACCTGGTGGCGCTCAACTGGGCCACCCTCCAGCTCACCGACTCGGCCTTGCACCTGGCGCTTGTCAACGTAGCCCGCCTCGCGCCCGTCTTCGCCCTCAGCGTGCCGGCCGGGGTCATGGCCGATCGCCACGACCGGCGGCGGCTCCTGATGCTGATCCAGGTGCTCGGCGCAGCGCTCACCCTCCTGCTCGGCCTGCTCGTCCACCTCCAGGCCGCCTTCGGGGCCTTCACCCTGGTGGTGACGCTTCGTGCCTGCTTGAGCGCCATGGACGCGCCCGTGCGCAACGCGCTGTTGCCGAACCTCGTCCCCCCCCGGCGCATGGCGCGGGCCGTCGCCCTCAACGCGGCGCAGATGAACCTCGCGCGCGTGATCGGGCCTGCGATCGCAGGCGGCATGCTCGCCGTCGCCCCGGCGCCATGGCTCTTCGCCCTCAACGCCATCAGCAGCCTGGTGGCGCTCGCGAGCCTGTTCTTCGTCCCGGCCGCCGCGCACGGCGCGCGAAGGGCCCCGGCGAATGGCGGGGTGAAGGAGGCGATCGCCTTCGTGCGCGCTGCGCCCACGGTGCAGTCGCTCCTGGTCCTTGCGATCGCGCCGATGGTCTTCGGCTTCCCCTACACCGCCATGCTTCCCCTGTTCGTGCGCGACCTGACGGGCCTGGGTCCGACCGCCTTCGGCGGCCTGCTCAGCGTCTCGGCGCTGGGGGCGCTGGTGGGCGCGGGGCGGCTGGCCGTCGTCCACGAGGGACAGGAGGCGGGCAAGTGGCTCATCGTGTCGCTCGCGGGCTTCGGCCTCTCGCTCGGGCTCTTCATGCTCTCGAAGGGATGGGTGCCGGCGGTGATCGCCATGTTCCTGGTGGGCCTCACGAGCCAGACCTACCGCACCATGAGCCGGATCACCCTCCAGGGGGCGATCCCGGACGCGCTGCGCGGCAGGATCCTGAGCATCGCCCTCATGGACCGGGGCTTCATCCCGCTAGGCACCTTGCTGGTGGGCGGGATCGCCGAGCGCTTCGGCACCGGCTGGGCGGGCCTCTTCATGGCGCTCGCGAGCCTCGCGCTGACCGGGACCGTCCTCCTGGTGCGGCCCGAGATCTGGCGCATCTCTTCCGAGCTAACCAAATCATGGGATTGATTTAACCTCACCTTGGGAAACTTTCGGGCGCGAGGGGCGAAATAACAGTATCTGAACCCTCTGGCACGAAAGGACGGCACCCCCAATGATGAAGCGCACGATCTCGAAGATGACC
Proteins encoded:
- a CDS encoding MFS transporter; the protein is MAGSLVGRIGDWLDLVALNWATLQLTDSALHLALVNVARLAPVFALSVPAGVMADRHDRRRLLMLIQVLGAALTLLLGLLVHLQAAFGAFTLVVTLRACLSAMDAPVRNALLPNLVPPRRMARAVALNAAQMNLARVIGPAIAGGMLAVAPAPWLFALNAISSLVALASLFFVPAAAHGARRAPANGGVKEAIAFVRAAPTVQSLLVLAIAPMVFGFPYTAMLPLFVRDLTGLGPTAFGGLLSVSALGALVGAGRLAVVHEGQEAGKWLIVSLAGFGLSLGLFMLSKGWVPAVIAMFLVGLTSQTYRTMSRITLQGAIPDALRGRILSIALMDRGFIPLGTLLVGGIAERFGTGWAGLFMALASLALTGTVLLVRPEIWRISSELTKSWD